In Dermacentor albipictus isolate Rhodes 1998 colony chromosome 6, USDA_Dalb.pri_finalv2, whole genome shotgun sequence, the following proteins share a genomic window:
- the LOC139046809 gene encoding uncharacterized protein: MDFCKVSGAKVNREKCAGAWLGAWDLKPTTFLEVKWKSEIISYLGVCFNTANLQNGQNTIRSGTLAAKVQQWHGRTVPLMNRAFVCNTVFFPAIWYSAQVMPCLPSQVNRVHRFCATYIWESRFERMRRSNLFLSKAKGGLGLVNVEVKLKVHRYLFFKNQTHHIIRHSFKQLGGGYLSEWIEGAQGVPRARTLKFYREVEQAARFFEQRFSQEYLKNVKRKSLYWNTIDMLFPPPLYRSRVGSQLESDVFKRLPKYPVKTAIKDFFVRLHVEVLPVKTWLRNKGFFVPWSTDCPLCPYPESLQHVFLFCTNAVLFWHNIRIVFDVQIYPNWDNVKYLTLADDKNNNSAETLLLLGLYAIWRSRTDYVLALENAKPAWTHFCDAFAYTSSLLGGEDEFSKRWQVWQKRLQQR, from the coding sequence ATGGACTTTTGTAAAGTTTCTGGTGCTAAAGTGAATCGAGAAAAGTGCgcgggtgcatggctaggtgcctgggACTTAAAACCAACCACCTTCCTAGAGGTGAAGTGGAAGTCTGAAATCATCAGCTACCTCGGTGTGTGTTTTAATACTGCCAACCTACAGAATGGACAAAATACAATTCGAAGTGGTACCCTCGCGGCAAAAGTGCAACAGTGGCATGGGAGAACGGTCCCGCTTATGAACAGAGCTTTTGTGTGTAACACTGTGTTCTTTCCAGCTATATGGTACTCAGCGCAGGTGATGCCCTGTTTGCCGTCTCAGGTGAATCGAGTGCATAGATTTTGCGCAACATATATTTGGGAGTCGCGGTTTGAGCGCATGAGGCGCAGTAACTTATTCTTAAGTAAGGCAAAAGGAGGCTTAGGGCTGGTAAACGTAGAGGTAAAACTCAAAGTTCACAGGTACCTTTTTTTCAAAAACCAAACCCATCATATTATACGTCATTCTTTCAAACAATTAGGAGGGGGGTACTTAAGCGAGTGGATCGAAGGTGCCCAAGGAGtcccacgagcccgcaccctaaaaTTCTACAGGGAGGTGGAGCAGGCAGCTCGCTTCTTCGAGCAGCGTTTTTCTCAAGAGTATCTAAAAAATGTAAAACGGAAGAGTCTGTACTGGAACACTATAGATATGCTATTCCCACCACCCCTATATCGGTCTCGAGTTGGAAGCCAGCTGGAGTCTGACGTTTTcaagcgtctaccaaaatatccTGTAAAAACAGCGATTAAGGATTTCTTTGTTAGGTTACATGTCGAAGTTCTacctgtaaaaacatggctacgTAACAAGGGTTTCTTCGTGCCGTGGTCAACGGACTGCCCTCTCTGTCCTTATCCAGAATCGTTGCAgcacgtatttttgttttgtacaaaTGCAGTACTATTTTGGCACAACATACGAATTGTGTTTGACGTGCAGATATACCCAAATTGGGATAACGTTAAATATCTGACACTGGCAGATGACAAAAATAACAACAGTGCTGAAACCCTGTTATTGCTAGGTTTGTATGCAATTTGGAGATCCCGAACTGATTACGTCCTAGCACTAGAAAACGCAAAACCTGCGTGGACGCACTTTTGTGATGCTTTTGCGTATACAAGTTCGCTGCTGGGCGGCGAAGATGAGTTTAGCAAGCGATGGCAGGTGTGGCAGAAGCGCCTGCAGCAAAGATGA